A part of Drosophila ananassae strain 14024-0371.13 chromosome 2R, ASM1763931v2, whole genome shotgun sequence genomic DNA contains:
- the LOC6507195 gene encoding protein wntless isoform X1 has translation MSGTILENLSGRKLSILVASLLLCQVFCFLLGGLYAPLPAGHVTVLGSLCREDHTRQNDTSFLLYSRGAGACIPVSREEVERDPMKMANELVHVFQMPLPRDLRDLDYSRWQQNLIGVLQVEFGYDSTSELREPPKELQLTIDMRLAYRNKGDPDQAWKLYAHGVEQRYLDCVTAHVGPTETLYSCDMIPLFELGALHHSFYLLNLRFPLDTPRQMNLQFGHMHDLTLTAIHQNGGFTQIWLMLKTVLFPFVVGIMIWFWRRVHLLQRSPALLEYMLIYLGGALTFLNLPLEYLSLVVEMPYMLLLSDIRQGIFYAMLLSFWLVFAGEHMLIQDAPNKSTIRSRYWKHLSAVVVGCISLFVFDICERGVQLRNPFYSIWTTPLGAKVAMTFIILAGVSAAIYFLFLCYMIWKVFRNIGDKRTSLPSMSQARRLHYEVHFKGLIYRFKFLMLATLLCAALTVAGFIMGQMAEGQWQWNDNVEIQLTSAFLTGVYGMWNIYIFALLILYAPSHKQWPTMHHSDETTQSNENIVASAASEEIEFSHLPSDSNPSEISSLTSFTRKVAFD, from the exons ATGTCGGGCACCATACTTGAAAACCTAAGCGGAAGGAAACTCTCCATATTGGTGGCCAGTCTCCTGCTTTGCCAAGTTTTTTGCTTCCTGCTGGGAGGTCTGTACGCCCCCCTGCCCGCCGGTCATGTGACCGTACTGGGGTCACTGTGCCGCGAGGACCACACCCGCCAGAACGACACTAGCTTCCTGCTCTACTCTCGAGGAGCTGGCGCCTGCATCCCTGTGAGTCGTGAGGAGGTGGAGCGGGACCCCATGAAGATGGCCAACGAACTGGTGCATGTTTTTCAAATGCCGTTGCCCCGGGATTTGCGTGACTTGGACTATTCGCGATGGCAGCAGAATCTCATCGGAGTTCTTCAAGTGGAGTTCGGATATGATTCCACGTCGGAACTGCGCGAACCACCGAAGGAACTGCAGCTAACCATTGACATGCGACTGGCGTACCGCAACAAGGGAGATCCCGATCAGGCCTGGAAACTGTACGCCCACGGAGTGGAGCAGCGTTATCTGGACTGTGTTACCGCACACGTTGGACCCACGGAGACGCTCTATTCCTGCGACATGATTCCCCTATTCGAACTGGGCGCTCTGCATCACAGCTTTTACCTGCTCAATCTGCGCTTCCCATTAGATACACCTCGACAGATGAATTTGCAATTTGGCCACATGCACGATCTCACCCTAACGGCGATCCATCAGAACGGCGGCTTCACACAAATCTGGCTGATGCTGAAGACGGTGCTGTTCCCGTTTGTGGTGGGAATTATGATTTGGTTCTGGCGTCGAGTCCATTTACTGCAACGTTCGCCTGCTCTGCTCGAGTACATGCTGATATACCTGGGAGGCGCTTTGACATTCCTGAATTTGCCACTGGAGTACCTGTCCCTGGTAGTGGAGATGCCATATATGTTACTTTTGAGCGATATCCGTCAGGGGATCTTTTACGCTATGCTGCTCTCCTTCTGGCTGGTATTCGCCGGAGAGCATATGCTCATCCAGGACGCACCCAATAAATCCACGATCCGATCGCGCTATTGGAAACACCTTTCGGCGGTTGTTGTCGGTTGTATTTCCCTGTTCGTCTTTGATATTTGCGAACGGGGCGTACAATTGCGTAATCCTTTCTACTCCATTTGGACCACGCCCCTTGGTGCCAAAGTAGCCATGACATTCATTATTTTAGCTGGAGTTTCAGCAGCCATTTACTTCCTTTTCCTTTGCTACATGATCTGGAAGGTGTTTAGAAATATTGGCGACAAACGCACCTCACTTCCGTCCATGTCACAGGCACGTCGTCTGCACTACGAGG TTCATTTTAAAGGCCTCATCTATCGCTTTAAATTCTTGATGCTGGCCACTTTGCTGTGCGCCGCTCTGACTGTTGCCGGATTTATAATGGGACAAATGGCCGAGGGCCAGTGGCAGTGGAACGACAACGTTGAAATCCAGCTGACTTCAGCTTTTCTGACTGGCGTCTACGGCATGTGGAACATCTACATCTTTGCGCTGCTCATCCTTTATGCCCCCAGTCATAAGCAATGGCCAACCATGCACCATAGCGACGAGACTACACAGTCCAATGAGAACATTGTCGCCTCTGCTGCCAGCGAGGAGATCGAGTTTAGCCATCTACCGTCCGACTCCAATCCCAGCGAGATCTCCTCTCTCACCTCGTTCACCCGCAAGGTGGCATTCGATTAA
- the LOC6507195 gene encoding protein wntless isoform X2, with amino-acid sequence MSGTILENLSGRKLSILVASLLLCQVFCFLLGGLYAPLPAGHVTVLGSLCREDHTRQNDTSFLLYSRGAGACIPVSREEVERDPMKMANELVHVFQMPLPRDLRDLDYSRWQQNLIGVLQVEFGYDSTSELREPPKELQLTIDMRLAYRNKGDPDQAWKLYAHGVEQRYLDCVTAHVGPTETLYSCDMIPLFELGALHHSFYLLNLRFPLDTPRQMNLQFGHMHDLTLTAIHQNGGFTQIWLMLKTVLFPFVVGIMIWFWRRVHLLQRSPALLEYMLIYLGGALTFLNLPLEYLSLVVEMPYMLLLSDIRQGIFYAMLLSFWLVFAGEHMLIQDAPNKSTIRSRYWKHLSAVVVGCISLFVFDICERGVQLRNPFYSIWTTPLGAKVAMTFIILAGVSAAIYFLFLCYMIWKVFRNIGDKRTSLPSMSQARRLHYEGLIYRFKFLMLATLLCAALTVAGFIMGQMAEGQWQWNDNVEIQLTSAFLTGVYGMWNIYIFALLILYAPSHKQWPTMHHSDETTQSNENIVASAASEEIEFSHLPSDSNPSEISSLTSFTRKVAFD; translated from the exons ATGTCGGGCACCATACTTGAAAACCTAAGCGGAAGGAAACTCTCCATATTGGTGGCCAGTCTCCTGCTTTGCCAAGTTTTTTGCTTCCTGCTGGGAGGTCTGTACGCCCCCCTGCCCGCCGGTCATGTGACCGTACTGGGGTCACTGTGCCGCGAGGACCACACCCGCCAGAACGACACTAGCTTCCTGCTCTACTCTCGAGGAGCTGGCGCCTGCATCCCTGTGAGTCGTGAGGAGGTGGAGCGGGACCCCATGAAGATGGCCAACGAACTGGTGCATGTTTTTCAAATGCCGTTGCCCCGGGATTTGCGTGACTTGGACTATTCGCGATGGCAGCAGAATCTCATCGGAGTTCTTCAAGTGGAGTTCGGATATGATTCCACGTCGGAACTGCGCGAACCACCGAAGGAACTGCAGCTAACCATTGACATGCGACTGGCGTACCGCAACAAGGGAGATCCCGATCAGGCCTGGAAACTGTACGCCCACGGAGTGGAGCAGCGTTATCTGGACTGTGTTACCGCACACGTTGGACCCACGGAGACGCTCTATTCCTGCGACATGATTCCCCTATTCGAACTGGGCGCTCTGCATCACAGCTTTTACCTGCTCAATCTGCGCTTCCCATTAGATACACCTCGACAGATGAATTTGCAATTTGGCCACATGCACGATCTCACCCTAACGGCGATCCATCAGAACGGCGGCTTCACACAAATCTGGCTGATGCTGAAGACGGTGCTGTTCCCGTTTGTGGTGGGAATTATGATTTGGTTCTGGCGTCGAGTCCATTTACTGCAACGTTCGCCTGCTCTGCTCGAGTACATGCTGATATACCTGGGAGGCGCTTTGACATTCCTGAATTTGCCACTGGAGTACCTGTCCCTGGTAGTGGAGATGCCATATATGTTACTTTTGAGCGATATCCGTCAGGGGATCTTTTACGCTATGCTGCTCTCCTTCTGGCTGGTATTCGCCGGAGAGCATATGCTCATCCAGGACGCACCCAATAAATCCACGATCCGATCGCGCTATTGGAAACACCTTTCGGCGGTTGTTGTCGGTTGTATTTCCCTGTTCGTCTTTGATATTTGCGAACGGGGCGTACAATTGCGTAATCCTTTCTACTCCATTTGGACCACGCCCCTTGGTGCCAAAGTAGCCATGACATTCATTATTTTAGCTGGAGTTTCAGCAGCCATTTACTTCCTTTTCCTTTGCTACATGATCTGGAAGGTGTTTAGAAATATTGGCGACAAACGCACCTCACTTCCGTCCATGTCACAGGCACGTCGTCTGCACTACGAGG GCCTCATCTATCGCTTTAAATTCTTGATGCTGGCCACTTTGCTGTGCGCCGCTCTGACTGTTGCCGGATTTATAATGGGACAAATGGCCGAGGGCCAGTGGCAGTGGAACGACAACGTTGAAATCCAGCTGACTTCAGCTTTTCTGACTGGCGTCTACGGCATGTGGAACATCTACATCTTTGCGCTGCTCATCCTTTATGCCCCCAGTCATAAGCAATGGCCAACCATGCACCATAGCGACGAGACTACACAGTCCAATGAGAACATTGTCGCCTCTGCTGCCAGCGAGGAGATCGAGTTTAGCCATCTACCGTCCGACTCCAATCCCAGCGAGATCTCCTCTCTCACCTCGTTCACCCGCAAGGTGGCATTCGATTAA
- the LOC6507874 gene encoding uncharacterized aarF domain-containing protein kinase 5 yields the protein MQHIQRMRQLLFAGGRRNWNWRNLHNQRDATTRKTSPPLVRLTLLAVGTGAIAYDGIANDFTYCGASVRFVRCLKTAALILVDYKQLKDTDEDYDTQLKATHQKSAERLLETCLLNGGLYIKVGQGFAAINHILPDEYTKTLSRLQDKCLPTSQKDVQKVFLSEFGQLPEEIYEEFDYKAIAAASLAQVFKAKLPGGEQVAVKVQYNDLQKRFISDIGTIVFLQDIVEFVFKNYNFGWILTDVRKNLVQELNFEQEGRNAERCAADMKKFDYVHVPKVHWSHTKTRVLTLEWMDGCKVTDQKTIKSWKLDLYDVDVKLFNAFAEQIFYTGFVHADPHPGNIFVRRSKRNGRAEIILLDHGLYEELPVNVRVPLCEFWEATVLRDEAKMQAAANKIGIADYMRFAEVLFQQPIRIRGGRVRSKLSEEDIIHMKEIARKNFELIMDTLKEMPRSMLFVVRNLNTVRGISRQHGDVVDRPRVMARYAQKCLYKHSDKSALQYVRWLGRRVYFEYCLFLSAFKLQLIDWYFNVLYLVGRAPASARTVMREMLAPPMDDIQGA from the exons ATGCAACATATACAG CGAATGCGCCAGCTGCTGTTCGCTGGGGGTAGGAGGAACTGGAACTGGCGAAACCTACACAACCAACGGGATGCGACCACCCGAAAGACTTCGCCTCCACTGGTACGCCTGACACTCCTGGCCGTGGGGACCGGAGCCATCGCCTATGATGGAATCGCCAATGATTTCACCTATTGCGGCGCATCGGTTCGATTTGTGCGCTGCTTGAAAACAGCCGCACTTATTCTCGTCGACTACAAACAGCTAAAAGACACCGATGAGGACTACGACACCCAGCTGAAGGCTACCCACCAAAAAAGTGCCGAAAGACTGCTAGAGACGTGCCTCCTAAACGGTGGTTTGTACATCAAGGTTGGCCAGGGTTTTGCGGCCATTAATCACATCCTGCCGGATGAGTACACGAAGACGCTCTCTCGGCTGCAGGACAAGTGCCTGCCGACATCACAAAAGGACGTTCAGAAGGTGTTTCTCTCTGAATTTGGCCAGCTGCCCGAAGAGATCTATGAGGAATTCGACTACAAGGCAATTGCTGCTGCCAGTCTGGCCCAGGTTTTTAAAGCAAAACTGCCTGGAGGTGAGCAAGTGGCCGTAAAGGTGCAATACAACGACTTGCAAAAGCGCTTCATTAGCGACATCGGCACCATCGTCTTTCTGCAGGACATTGTAGAATTCGTCTTTAAAAATTACAACTTTGGATGGATACTCACTGACGTGCGAAAGAATTTGGTGCAAGAGCTAAACTTCGAGCAGGAGGGCCGAAATGCTGAGCGCTGCGCCGCTGATATGAAAAAATTCGACTATGTTCATGTTCCTAAAGTTCACTGGTCACATACCAAGACG CGCGTGCTTACCTTGGAGTGGATGGACGGATGCAAAGTGACGGACCAGAAGACCATAAAAAGTTGGAAACTTGATCTCTATGATGTGGATGTGAAGCTTTTTAATGCCTTTGCGGAACAAATCTTCTACACAGGATTCGTGCACGCCGATCCGCATCCTGGAAACA TTTTTGTCCGTCGAAGCAAGAGAAACGGACGTGCGGAAATTATCCTGCTTGACCATGGCCTTTATGAGGAGCTGCCGGTGAATGTACGTGTCCCGCTGTGTGAATTCTGGGAGGCTACCGTGCTGCGAGATGAAGCCAAAATGCAGGCCGCAGCCAATAAAATTGGAATCGCTGACTACATGCGTTTCGCCGAAGTTCTTTTCCAGCAACCGATTCGCATTCGAGGTGGCCGTGTTCGAAGCAAACTATCCGAGGAGGACATTATACATATGAAGGAAATAGCTAGGAAAAATTTTGAACTTATCATGGACACTTTGAAAGAAATGCCGAGAAGCATGTTATTTGTC GTCCGCAACCTAAATACCGTACGTGGGATCAGTCGTCAGCATGGTGATGTGGTGGACCGTCCACGTGTGATGGCCCGATATGCCCAGAAGTGCCTCTACAAGCATAGTGACAAATCGGCGCTGCAGTACGTCCGTTGGTTGGGTCGACGCGTCTATTTTGAGTATTGCTTGTTTTTGTCGGCCTTTAAGTTGCAACTGATCGACTGGTATTTTAATGTACTGTATTTGGTTGGAAGGGCTCCGGCATCGGCAAGGACCGTAATGCGAGAAATGCTGGCCCCACCAATGGACGATATTCAAGGGGCATGA